The sequence GcccccagcagctcctgcagcccaggccctggggcaggggtggggtccaggcgccctgcaccctctctcctgctccaggtGAGGCCAGAGGTCCTCCGCCAGCCCGAGCGCTTCTCTCTGATCTACTCGCAACACCCCTTCATCGTGCCCGGCGGGCGCTTCCACGAGTTCTACTACTGGTGAGTACCCAGGTGGCGGGGAGCCCCGAGCTGGGGGTGTCCCGAGCGTGCAGGGCGGCGGCGGGTGAGGTCTGGTTGGGATGACGGAGCCGTCCCCCCCCAGGGACTCCTACTGGGTGATGGAGGGGCTGCTCCTGTCGGAGATGGCGGGGACGGTGCGGGGCATGCTGCAGAACTTCCTGGACCTGGTGCAGACGTAAGGGGGCCGCCCTgcaggtgggggcgggaggaCCAGCAGCGCCGGGCGCTGGAGCTGGGTGCGCCCGGGCTCTGGCGGTCGGTCGGGCAGGAGCAGTCAGCAGCCTCCTCCTTGGCAGCTTTGGGCATGTTCCCAACGGGGCGCGCGTGTACTACCTGCAGCGCAGCCAGCCGCCGCTCCTGACCCTCATGATGGCCCGCTATGTGGCTCACACCAACGACGCCGCCTTCCTCCGGTGGGCACCCCCTCGGGCTGCCGCGCGCTCCCGTCCCCGAGGCCTCCCCAGGGGGGATGGGAGGTGCGCCCGGCCTGAGGGGTGCCCGGCTCTGCCCCAGGGACAACATCGGGACCCTGGCCTTGGAGTTGGACTTCTGGGCTGAGAAGAGGAATGTCTCTGTGAGCTTGGGGGGGAAGAGCTACGTCCTGAATCGCTACCACGTCCCTTACGGGGGACCCAGGTGAGGCCCTGCGGGAAGGtctctccccccgcacccccatgcCTTCACTCCTGTGCGAGTGTCATCAGGCCCCTGGCAGGAGGGCAGGTGGCTCGGGCTCCCCTCTCAGATGGTGAGACTGGTCGCTGTGGGCCATCAGGGCTGTGGGCCCAGGTCCACTGAGTCACCAGGGCTCAGCCCCCAGCTTGGGCACCAAGGGCTCAGAGCCGCCCGTGCCAGGCTGCCCACTCTCCTCTCACAGACCAGAGTCCTACAGCAAGGACGCAGAGCTGGCGGGCATGGTGCCCGAAGGTGAGCGGCGGAGGGaggactgggggcagggggctgggggcccgCCGCTGGGTCAGGCCGGTCCTCTGTCCTCTGTCCCCCCTCACAGGGGCCCGGGAGGCTCTGTGGGCTGAGCTCAAGGCGGGGGCCGAGTCTGGCTGGGACTTCTCTTCACGCTGGCTCATCGGGAGCCAGAACTCCAGCTCGCTCAGCAGCATCCGGACCAGCAAGCTGGTGCCTGTGGACCTCAACGCCTTCCTGTGCCAGGCGGAGGGGCTGATGAGCAGCTTCcacgccagcctgggtgaggggccgggcgggaggagctgggtgagccgctgggcaggagggagctgggtgAGCAGCCGGGTGGGAGGACCTGGGTGAGCCGCTGGGCAGGAGGAGCGGGAAGGAGGACTCGGGTGAAGGGCCTCCCGCTTTGCAGCCCGAtggtgcctgccccctggtgcagCCCGGGTGGGAGTGCACAGGGGGCCTACGCGCATCTCCACGCCCCCATTTTCTCACGGGGCAGGTGGTGCCTAGTCCTCACCTCCAaacccctccccgctccccgcggCGGCCCTTCGAGCCAGTGCCCTTCGGAGGAGGAGCCGGGACAGGGCCCCTTTGCTCAGGGAATTCCGGGTCCTGGAGCCGGAGGTGGGGCGGGCTCCAGGTGGGCATGGCCTCTTGGCCCCTGAGGGTCACAGCAGGAGGCCAAGGGCAGGCCCGTTACTCCATCTAAGTCACGTGTCCCCCAGGGAATGAGGCCGAAGCCGCGAAGTACAGAAACCTGCGGGCCCGGCGCCTGGCCGCCCTGGAGGCCGTCCTGTGGGACCGGGAGAAAGGGGCCTGGTTTGACTATGACCTCGAACACGGAAAGAAGAACCACGAGTTTTACCCGTCCAACCTGGCGCCTCTCTGGGCCGGCTGCTTCTCTGACCCCTCCATGGCGGACCAGGCCCTCAAGTACCTGGAGGTGAGGGGGCGGGCAGCGCTGGCTCAGGACCCAGCAGGGAGCTCTGGCCAGTGGCCGCCACGCCCTCCTGGGTCTCAGCTGCGGGTCCCACtgcggccaccagggggcagctgtgAGCCCAGACGGGAAGGCCCAGGAGAGGAACCTCTGCTTTAggggggccctgcctcctggctccccgccagccccacccgcAGTCACAGTGCCTTCTGGAACCTTCCAGGACAGCCAGGTCCTTACCTACCAGCACGGAGTCCCGACCTCGCTCCGGAAGTCGGGCCAGCAGTGGGACTACCCCAACGCCTGGGCTCCCCTGCAGGACCTGGTCATCCGAGGTAGGAGCGGGGATGGGCGTGTCCCAGGGTCCTCTCTCTCCCGCCGCAGGCGCGGTCAGAGCCAGTGGCCCCCGGCCCCAGgaaggagggcacaggccggccctGTCCCCCTCTGCGCCCCTGGGATGGGCTCTGCATCCTCAGGCCCTCCTCGGGGTGTCCTAGGTCTGGCCAGGTCTCCttcacccaggacccaggaggtgGCTTTCCAGCTGGCGCAGAATTGGATCCAAACCAACTTCCGTGTCTACTCCCAGACGTCAGCCATGTACGAGAAGGTGAGCTGGCCCTGCGCCGCCCCTCAGGCTCTGCAAAGCCCAGGCCCGGGCCCCGTGGCGGCCCCCGGTGGCCAGTCCCGGGCACTGCCGGGGTGGGAGACGCAGAGGTGAGCTGGCCCTGAGCCAGACCCGCCAGTGCGCCTCCCCGTGGTGAGAGGGGGAATTGCCTGGCTCTGCAAACCCCAGGCCCAGTGGCGGCCCCCAGTGGCTACTCCTGGGCACTGCAGTCGTGAGGGACAGCTGTCCTCTTGTCCCCAGTATGACATCAGCAGCGGTGGACAGCCAGGTGGCGGAGGGGAGTATGAAGTCCAGGTGAGTGGGCCCACACCCTACAGGGAATGACGGGGCTCTGCCCTCCCCACAACTGACCTTGGCCTTCCACTCTAGGCCTGTTCTCCCATGGGGGAAGGtccccagggaggagcctggcaCCCCTGGGCTAGACCTTCGGGGTTTAGGTCAGGGGACCCCACACCTGCCTGGAAGGACGTGGGGGCCTTCCCCGAGGCCTCGCCACTGGCCACCCTCTCTCCAGGAGGGGTTCGGCTGGACCAATGGCGTGGCCTTGATGCTCCTGGACCACTACGGCGACCGGCTGAGCTCTGCGGCCCAGGCAGCTTTCCTGGAGCCCCTGTGCCTCGCAGCTGCCCTTCTGCTCGGCCTCCTGCTGCGGTGACGGCCCTGCCCCGTCGGCCTCAGCTCCTCCTGCGGCTCTAGCTCCCGCCTCATTAAACGTGTGCAGGCGTCCCTGCCTTCGGCCTCGTCCTTCTCCATCCCTGGGGGCCCCATGCCCTCCTGGGCCTCCCGCCAGtcctcagggaggagggggcaggcgaGGGCTCTGGAGGCCATGGGTTGGCCCCTGGGCCCCCCCTGGAACTTTTCACCAGGTGGAAATCCTGCTTTGTGGGGCAGAACTAACTCTCCTACCCCGTGAGCCTCAGCCAGTGCCCCACACAACGCAGCCCCCCAGAATCACACGCCAAATACTTTATTGTTCTGCTGAGATGCTTACAAATACTGAGAACCACCCAGCCTGGACCCGCACCCGGGCCCAgcactggagggggcggggaggtgggctTAGTGTTAAGGCGGGAGGACTGCAGCCAGGCCGCCGGAGGCCTCGTCCTCTG is a genomic window of Myotis daubentonii chromosome 9, mMyoDau2.1, whole genome shotgun sequence containing:
- the TREH gene encoding trehalase isoform X1; amino-acid sequence: MPESACQLCLLLLLGLGLGSPEALPPPCESQIYCHGELLHQVQMAKLYQDDKQFVDMPLSSAPDQVLQHFRALASAHNHSVPRPQLQAFLQEHFQAAGQELQPWVPEDWKDSPRFLEKIADSKLRSWARQLHRLWKKLGKKVRPEVLRQPERFSLIYSQHPFIVPGGRFHEFYYWDSYWVMEGLLLSEMAGTVRGMLQNFLDLVQTFGHVPNGARVYYLQRSQPPLLTLMMARYVAHTNDAAFLRDNIGTLALELDFWAEKRNVSVSLGGKSYVLNRYHVPYGGPRPESYSKDAELAGMVPEGAREALWAELKAGAESGWDFSSRWLIGSQNSSSLSSIRTSKLVPVDLNAFLCQAEGLMSSFHASLGNEAEAAKYRNLRARRLAALEAVLWDREKGAWFDYDLEHGKKNHEFYPSNLAPLWAGCFSDPSMADQALKYLEDSQVLTYQHGVPTSLRKSGQQWDYPNAWAPLQDLVIRGLARSPSPRTQEVAFQLAQNWIQTNFRVYSQTSAMYEKYDISSGGQPGGGGEYEVQEGFGWTNGVALMLLDHYGDRLSSAAQAAFLEPLCLAAALLLGLLLR
- the TREH gene encoding trehalase isoform X2, giving the protein MPESACQLCLLLLLGLGLGSPEALPPPCESQIYCHGELLHQVQMAKLYQDDKQFVDMPLSSAPDQVLQHFRALASAHNHSVPRPQLQAFLQEHFQAAGQELQPWVPEDWKDSPRFLEKIADSKLRSWARQLHRLWKKLGKKVRPEVLRQPERFSLIYSQHPFIVPGGRFHEFYYWDSYWVMEGLLLSEMAGTVRGMLQNFLDLVQTFGHVPNGARVYYLQRSQPPLLTLMMARYVAHTNDAAFLRDNIGTLALELDFWAEKRNVSVSLGGKSYVLNRYHVPYGGPRPESYSKDAELAGMVPEGAREALWAELKAGAESGWDFSSRWLIGSQNSSSLSSIRTSKLVPVDLNAFLCQAEGLMSSFHASLGNEAEAAKYRNLRARRLAALEAVLWDREKGAWFDYDLEHGKKNHEFYPSNLAPLWAGCFSDPSMADQALKYLEDSQVLTYQHGVPTSLRKSGQQWDYPNAWAPLQDLVIRGLARSPSPRTQEVAFQLAQNWIQTNFRVYSQTSAIMTSAAVDSQVAEGSMKSRRGSAGPMAWP